A single window of Chloroherpetonaceae bacterium DNA harbors:
- a CDS encoding branched-chain amino acid transaminase, which yields MRKLEKIWMNGRLVDWDDAKVHVLSHVLHYGSSVFEGIRCYETEKGSAVLFLKEHLRRLYDSAKIYRTEIPFTQLELREAILETIRANGVSSCYIRPLVFRGEGALGVNPLKSNVDVAIAVWEWGSYLGDNAWEEGVDVCVSSWRRLAPNTIPTSAKAGGNYLNSQLIKMEALADGYAEGIALDINGYVAEGSGENIFLVRDGIIYTPLTAQSILPGITRRAVIELAREQGIEVKETLISRESLYVADEVFMTGTAAEITPIRSIDRYKIGTGERGEITKLLQARYYDIIKRGNDTRGWLTFVEPALATEASSALSKLPTHHRL from the coding sequence ATGCGAAAGCTTGAAAAAATCTGGATGAACGGTCGCCTTGTCGACTGGGATGATGCCAAAGTTCACGTTCTTTCGCACGTCTTGCACTATGGCTCATCGGTCTTCGAGGGAATTCGCTGCTATGAAACGGAAAAAGGCTCTGCTGTACTCTTCCTCAAAGAACATCTGCGTCGGCTCTACGACTCTGCCAAAATTTACCGCACAGAAATTCCTTTCACGCAACTGGAACTTCGCGAGGCGATTTTGGAGACCATTCGTGCCAACGGCGTCAGCTCTTGCTATATTCGTCCGCTGGTTTTTCGTGGTGAGGGTGCTCTGGGGGTCAATCCGCTTAAATCCAATGTAGATGTTGCGATTGCTGTTTGGGAATGGGGTAGTTATCTGGGCGACAACGCATGGGAAGAAGGGGTTGATGTCTGTGTCTCGTCGTGGCGTCGCCTTGCACCGAACACGATACCAACCAGCGCCAAAGCCGGCGGCAACTACCTCAACTCTCAACTTATCAAAATGGAAGCGCTGGCAGATGGGTATGCTGAGGGTATTGCACTAGATATCAACGGCTATGTGGCAGAAGGCAGTGGCGAAAATATCTTTCTGGTGCGTGATGGCATCATTTATACCCCACTCACCGCTCAATCTATTCTACCTGGCATTACACGGCGTGCCGTCATTGAACTTGCACGTGAGCAGGGTATTGAAGTCAAGGAAACCCTTATTTCTCGTGAAAGTCTCTATGTTGCCGACGAAGTATTTATGACAGGCACAGCTGCTGAGATTACCCCTATTCGCTCTATTGACCGATACAAAATCGGCACAGGTGAGCGTGGTGAGATTACAAAGCTTTTGCAGGCACGATACTACGATATTATCAAACGCGGCAATGACACACGTGGTTGGCTTACCTTTGTAGAGCCTGCTCTTGCTACCGAAGCGAGTTCAGCTCTAAGCAAATTACCAACTCACCATCGTCTTTGA
- a CDS encoding sugar phosphate nucleotidyltransferase, with protein MPEVKTDAGIRKAIIMAGGFGTRLRPLTINIPKPLVPMMQKPMMHHITNLLKAHGVKEITALLYFQPDAIRNYFGDGRKFGVKMNYIQSDADYGTAGSVRNAYEFIDERFIVISGDVLTDFDLSKALDFHIKRNAKATMILTRVKNPLAFGVVITEKDGRVSRFLEKPSWGEVFSDTINTGIYILEREVMDWIPYREEYDFSKDLFPKMLRENLGLYGYIAEGYWRDVGTLPEYQEAHLDCLHGRVNLDFYEGYEKITSGIYIHKTVKIDLDAVKLTGSVLIGKGAKIGRGVSLHNSVIGENVSIGDGASLNKTVVWNDTTIGKHTAIHLAVICSGVRIGNDVKIEEQVFIADKCVIGDGATIRSSIKIWPEKEIEAGAILTQSLIWESKWSRELFTASRITGLANIEISPEFAAKIGAAFGTILPEGATVTVSRDVDNVSRMVNRALIAGLLSAGISVNDLQATPIPITRHRLKNSAEFGGVHVRKSPFDKKLCDLIFFDKGGRDLPPAKTKSIERTFFGEDYRRASFDKVGKLNFPERALESYTDSFLKSIDIEAIKKSRLRVAIDYSYGAAATIFPSIIGSFGVDVISLNAFLDPSKFTRTAEEFFAAAERLSEVVVSLGYDIGFMLDGGAERIHVADEKGNFLEHQRLLTLITYLYLEVYPETKKIAVPITASMEVDDICRERNVQVVRTGDSHSELMRAVTADPEIGFVGGTKGGFIFPKFLFAVDGMFSAAKIMELIAKSKTRIGELAARMPERYFLVKRNVACPKDLKGKVMRKIMEDTAEHYRVLIDGVKIIYDNETSLLLLPDRERDIFHVNAESRTKSRATRLVSEYEKKLLEWINE; from the coding sequence ATGCCCGAAGTAAAAACAGACGCAGGCATTCGTAAAGCGATTATTATGGCAGGTGGATTTGGCACAAGGCTGCGACCGCTCACCATTAACATTCCCAAGCCACTTGTGCCAATGATGCAAAAACCAATGATGCATCACATCACCAATCTGCTAAAAGCGCACGGCGTGAAAGAAATTACAGCGCTGCTTTACTTCCAGCCTGATGCAATCCGCAACTACTTCGGTGATGGACGCAAGTTCGGTGTAAAGATGAACTACATTCAGTCTGATGCAGACTACGGCACTGCTGGCAGCGTCCGCAATGCATATGAGTTTATTGATGAACGCTTCATCGTGATTTCGGGCGATGTGCTAACAGACTTTGACCTGAGCAAAGCCTTAGACTTTCACATCAAGCGCAATGCTAAAGCCACGATGATTCTGACACGCGTCAAGAACCCGTTAGCCTTTGGCGTAGTCATCACAGAAAAAGATGGACGCGTGTCACGCTTCCTTGAAAAACCGTCATGGGGAGAGGTCTTCAGCGATACCATCAACACAGGCATCTACATTTTGGAGCGAGAAGTGATGGACTGGATTCCCTACCGTGAAGAGTATGACTTCTCAAAAGACCTCTTCCCCAAGATGCTACGCGAAAACTTGGGACTCTACGGCTACATCGCTGAGGGGTACTGGCGCGATGTAGGCACTTTACCTGAGTATCAAGAAGCGCATTTGGATTGCTTGCATGGTCGTGTCAATCTGGATTTTTACGAAGGCTACGAGAAAATCACCAGCGGCATTTACATACACAAAACAGTCAAAATTGACCTCGATGCGGTCAAGCTCACAGGCAGCGTGCTAATTGGTAAAGGTGCAAAAATTGGTCGGGGCGTGTCGCTGCACAATAGCGTAATTGGTGAAAATGTGAGCATCGGTGATGGCGCATCGCTGAACAAAACAGTCGTTTGGAACGATACTACAATTGGCAAACATACAGCGATTCACCTTGCTGTAATTTGCAGTGGAGTTCGAATTGGCAATGATGTCAAAATTGAGGAGCAAGTTTTTATTGCTGACAAGTGCGTGATTGGCGATGGCGCAACAATTCGTTCCTCTATCAAAATCTGGCCTGAGAAAGAAATTGAAGCAGGAGCGATTCTGACACAAAGCCTCATTTGGGAGTCGAAGTGGTCACGGGAGCTATTTACTGCATCACGTATCACGGGTTTAGCGAATATTGAAATCAGCCCTGAGTTTGCCGCAAAAATTGGCGCTGCGTTTGGCACGATTCTCCCCGAAGGCGCAACGGTTACAGTGAGCCGTGATGTCGATAACGTGTCGCGAATGGTAAATCGCGCACTCATTGCTGGCTTGCTTTCAGCGGGCATTTCGGTCAATGATTTGCAAGCAACGCCCATTCCGATTACGCGGCATCGCTTGAAAAATAGTGCAGAATTTGGCGGTGTGCATGTGCGTAAGTCACCCTTCGACAAAAAGCTCTGCGACCTCATTTTTTTTGACAAGGGCGGAAGAGATTTACCGCCTGCTAAAACTAAAAGCATTGAGCGTACCTTTTTTGGTGAGGACTACCGCCGAGCTTCCTTCGACAAGGTAGGAAAACTGAACTTTCCTGAGCGCGCCTTGGAGAGCTACACGGATAGTTTCCTCAAATCCATTGACATTGAAGCCATCAAAAAGTCGCGCCTGCGCGTCGCAATTGACTACTCATATGGGGCAGCCGCGACGATTTTTCCGAGCATTATCGGCAGTTTCGGCGTCGATGTCATCTCTCTGAATGCATTTTTAGACCCAAGTAAATTCACGCGAACTGCTGAGGAATTTTTTGCGGCTGCAGAACGGCTCTCCGAAGTGGTGGTGTCGCTGGGTTACGACATTGGCTTTATGCTCGACGGCGGCGCAGAGCGAATTCATGTCGCAGACGAAAAGGGTAATTTCTTGGAGCATCAAAGACTGCTGACGCTCATTACCTACCTCTATCTTGAAGTCTATCCAGAAACAAAGAAAATTGCCGTGCCGATAACCGCCTCAATGGAAGTTGATGACATTTGCCGAGAGCGCAATGTGCAAGTCGTGCGCACAGGTGACAGCCACTCGGAGCTGATGCGCGCAGTAACGGCAGACCCTGAAATTGGCTTTGTGGGCGGCACGAAAGGCGGTTTCATTTTCCCAAAGTTTCTTTTCGCGGTCGATGGAATGTTCTCGGCTGCCAAGATTATGGAACTCATCGCAAAGTCCAAAACACGCATTGGCGAGCTGGCTGCAAGAATGCCAGAACGCTATTTCCTTGTCAAGCGCAATGTAGCATGCCCTAAGGATTTGAAAGGCAAAGTGATGCGCAAAATTATGGAAGACACCGCTGAGCATTACCGCGTGCTGATTGATGGTGTCAAAATCATCTACGACAACGAAACTTCACTTCTGCTCTTGCCCGACCGTGAGCGTGATATTTTCCACGTTAATGCAGAATCGCGCACCAAGAGCCGTGCCACGCGTCTTGTAAGTGAATATGAAAAGAAGTTGCTGGAGTGGATTAATGAGTAG
- the hisC gene encoding histidinol-phosphate transaminase, whose amino-acid sequence MSQLVPPHIEKLEPYKAGRSIEDIKRRYGLKEVYKLASNENPLGVSEKVVAAMQQALGNVNRYGDPLSVALRQKLAERFRVKIDNVIVGAGSEGIMSNIIRAFVSDRDELLTSENTFIGFKVLAQSKGAPFIQVPMKAGYRFDLDAIADAITEQTKVIYLCNPNNPTGTIFTREEFDRFITRVPERVIIILDEAYFEYAAFDPVYPDSMSYRYDNVITLRTFSKAFGLAGLRVGYGFAHEKFITNLLKVKLPFEPNSIAQAAALASLDDEAFLKKSVELNREGYATLTQALTELGYAWVPSWANFVMLDLQTEERVNELDEFLLQNGVIARPLKAFGLPHALRISIGLPEENARCIELLEKFAKLHAAHSENL is encoded by the coding sequence ATGTCACAGTTAGTCCCACCGCATATTGAAAAGTTGGAGCCATATAAGGCAGGACGCAGCATTGAAGACATCAAGCGGCGCTATGGGCTGAAAGAAGTCTACAAGTTAGCCTCCAATGAAAATCCGCTGGGCGTCTCTGAAAAAGTGGTAGCGGCAATGCAGCAAGCGCTGGGCAATGTGAACCGCTATGGCGATCCGCTATCTGTGGCATTGCGTCAGAAATTGGCAGAGCGCTTTCGTGTGAAGATTGATAATGTCATCGTTGGTGCAGGGTCAGAGGGAATTATGTCTAACATTATTCGAGCGTTTGTAAGCGACCGTGATGAATTGCTCACCTCTGAAAATACCTTCATCGGTTTTAAGGTGCTAGCCCAGTCGAAGGGCGCGCCCTTTATTCAAGTCCCAATGAAAGCGGGTTATCGGTTTGACCTAGATGCAATTGCAGATGCTATCACAGAGCAGACCAAAGTCATCTATCTCTGCAATCCAAACAACCCCACTGGCACTATTTTCACACGAGAGGAATTTGACCGATTCATCACACGTGTACCAGAGCGAGTGATTATCATTCTCGATGAAGCTTATTTTGAGTATGCGGCATTTGACCCTGTCTACCCCGATTCAATGTCGTATCGATACGATAATGTCATTACGCTACGCACCTTCTCGAAAGCATTTGGACTTGCAGGACTGCGCGTGGGATATGGCTTTGCGCACGAAAAGTTTATTACCAATCTTCTAAAAGTCAAGCTTCCCTTTGAGCCAAATTCTATTGCGCAGGCTGCAGCACTGGCATCCTTAGACGATGAAGCCTTCCTAAAAAAATCTGTTGAACTGAATCGAGAGGGCTACGCTACACTGACCCAAGCTTTAACTGAGCTTGGCTATGCATGGGTGCCATCGTGGGCGAATTTTGTGATGTTGGACCTCCAAACAGAAGAGCGCGTAAATGAGCTGGACGAGTTTCTGCTGCAAAATGGGGTAATTGCGCGCCCACTCAAGGCTTTCGGATTACCACATGCACTGCGCATCTCGATTGGTTTGCCTGAAGAAAATGCACGCTGTATTGAATTGCTGGAGAAATTTGCAAAACTGCACGCTGCGCATTCTGAAAATCTGTAA
- a CDS encoding calcium/sodium antiporter, which translates to MSEILLWSVIFVLSLATLITAARFFTVAAEVVGLAFGMSRFAVGVIIVAIGTSLPELIAAIVAVIKDASEIVAGNVIGASVSNLFFVLAVAALFSKQTIQLGDAYILIDLNYMMGAVFLLSLMMLDGTVTLSEGVLGLAAYLAYMFYLFRESDTEKDILLDQPAEAGQARSTVSKKDVLILVLSAVLIYFGANYTIEALEHVAEGIGVSKAIISVTVLSIGTTLPEVVVSATAAMQDKGDIAVGNILGSCIFNSLAISGIASIVGAIHVPPELLRLPLPVFAAGTLLFYLLASYKNISRWEGVLFLIIYILFVLKVAGL; encoded by the coding sequence ATGAGCGAAATCCTACTGTGGAGTGTCATTTTTGTACTGAGTCTTGCCACGCTTATCACGGCTGCCCGTTTTTTCACAGTTGCTGCAGAAGTGGTCGGCCTTGCATTCGGAATGTCACGCTTTGCTGTGGGTGTCATTATTGTCGCTATTGGCACATCGCTCCCCGAGTTGATTGCTGCAATCGTCGCAGTAATCAAAGACGCCTCTGAAATTGTAGCAGGAAACGTAATTGGCGCATCTGTCTCTAATCTCTTTTTCGTCTTAGCTGTTGCGGCTCTCTTCTCTAAGCAAACTATTCAACTGGGCGACGCCTACATCTTAATTGACCTCAACTACATGATGGGCGCAGTGTTTCTCCTCTCGCTGATGATGCTGGATGGCACCGTTACACTCAGCGAAGGCGTATTAGGATTAGCAGCCTACCTAGCATATATGTTTTACCTTTTTCGGGAAAGCGACACAGAAAAAGACATCTTGCTTGATCAACCGGCTGAAGCCGGACAAGCACGCTCTACGGTTAGCAAAAAAGATGTGCTAATTCTTGTGCTGAGCGCAGTCCTTATTTACTTTGGCGCCAACTACACCATTGAGGCGCTGGAACATGTTGCCGAAGGGATTGGCGTGAGCAAAGCAATTATCTCCGTTACGGTGCTCTCTATTGGCACGACCTTGCCAGAAGTAGTGGTCAGCGCCACAGCAGCTATGCAAGATAAGGGTGATATTGCGGTGGGCAACATCTTAGGTTCCTGCATCTTTAACTCACTGGCGATTTCAGGCATTGCGTCAATCGTTGGCGCCATTCATGTTCCACCTGAGCTTTTACGCCTGCCGTTGCCAGTCTTTGCTGCTGGTACTCTGCTTTTCTACCTTTTAGCGTCTTACAAGAACATCTCCCGCTGGGAAGGGGTGCTTTTCCTTATCATCTACATACTTTTTGTGCTCAAAGTGGCAGGACTGTAG
- a CDS encoding tRNA-(ms[2]io[6]A)-hydroxylase, whose protein sequence is MTRFNLRDELPLQYATPKSWAERVLQNPLELLYDHAYLERKAATNALDLLNRWVEPACPHQWVQTLSHLAQDETSHLYIVSQLIARRSGTLPRTHRNLYARDLRSAVRTGQGRNEVLDRLLVAALIEARSCERFWLLAEVATDKDLQQLYRNLFASEAGHFKTFLKLAEMIADSESVQNRWQELLRLEAELIQAQPVQPTLHSGV, encoded by the coding sequence ATGACACGCTTTAACTTACGAGACGAGCTGCCGCTGCAATATGCTACACCCAAAAGCTGGGCAGAGCGCGTGCTGCAAAACCCCTTAGAACTGCTTTATGACCATGCCTACTTGGAGCGAAAAGCGGCAACGAATGCTTTAGACCTTTTGAACCGATGGGTTGAACCAGCTTGCCCGCATCAGTGGGTTCAAACGCTCTCGCATCTTGCACAAGATGAAACATCGCATCTCTACATCGTTTCGCAACTCATTGCGCGCCGCAGTGGCACATTGCCGCGCACGCACCGCAACCTATATGCCCGTGACCTGCGCAGTGCCGTGCGAACAGGGCAAGGCAGGAATGAAGTTTTGGATAGGCTGCTGGTTGCCGCGCTCATTGAGGCACGCTCCTGCGAGCGATTCTGGCTCTTAGCTGAAGTGGCAACGGATAAGGACTTGCAGCAGCTTTACCGCAATTTGTTCGCATCGGAAGCAGGGCACTTCAAAACCTTTCTCAAGCTGGCTGAAATGATTGCAGACAGCGAAAGCGTGCAAAACCGATGGCAAGAACTTTTGCGCCTTGAGGCAGAGCTGATTCAAGCACAACCAGTGCAACCGACGCTGCATAGCGGTGTCTAA
- a CDS encoding Rpn family recombination-promoting nuclease/putative transposase yields the protein MKTDKLAYLWLQEMPEGLFALIGRDKRDAQNYEFRSVEVKELSARLDGVLLPKQTDLTYFVEFQFQRDNTFYARFYAQTLVYLRQHHITKWHAVIIYPTKSAEQESNEGYEELLAETRTTRIYLDKLPSAGELDAAVGAFKLVVEPDAKAAESARKLIERAPEKLDFIEKVLFYKFKNLTRKEILKMLGIREEFEEELKKTRAYQEILAEGREEGRKIGLKEGREEGLQQGLQQGLQQGLQQGLQQGLQQGLQQGLQQGALQAKLEMIPFLRELGLSDEVIANRLNLSLETVRSV from the coding sequence ATGAAAACAGACAAGCTTGCCTACCTGTGGCTTCAAGAAATGCCAGAAGGACTGTTTGCACTCATTGGACGTGACAAGCGCGATGCGCAGAACTATGAGTTTAGGTCGGTTGAGGTCAAAGAGCTATCGGCACGCCTCGACGGCGTATTGCTGCCAAAGCAAACAGACCTGACATACTTCGTGGAATTTCAGTTCCAGCGCGATAACACCTTTTATGCACGGTTCTACGCCCAGACACTGGTCTATCTCAGGCAACACCATATCACGAAGTGGCACGCAGTTATCATTTACCCAACAAAAAGTGCAGAGCAAGAATCAAATGAGGGATACGAGGAACTGCTTGCTGAGACGCGCACAACGCGCATATATTTGGACAAACTACCAAGCGCAGGTGAATTAGATGCAGCAGTTGGCGCGTTCAAACTGGTTGTCGAGCCAGATGCAAAAGCGGCAGAGTCTGCACGCAAGTTAATTGAACGCGCGCCAGAGAAGCTGGATTTCATTGAAAAAGTATTGTTCTACAAGTTTAAAAACTTAACGCGAAAGGAGATCTTGAAAATGCTGGGCATTAGAGAAGAGTTTGAGGAGGAGTTGAAAAAGACTCGTGCTTACCAAGAAATTTTAGCGGAAGGCAGAGAAGAAGGGCGAAAAATAGGTTTGAAAGAGGGTCGAGAAGAAGGACTGCAACAAGGGCTGCAACAAGGGCTGCAACAAGGGCTGCAACAAGGGCTGCAACAAGGGCTGCAACAAGGGCTGCAGCAAGGGTTACAGCAGGGAGCTTTGCAAGCAAAGCTTGAGATGATTCCATTTCTGCGTGAGTTGGGTCTTAGTGACGAAGTGATTGCCAATCGCTTAAACCTCTCACTTGAGACAGTAAGGTCAGTCTAG